A segment of the Ipomoea triloba cultivar NCNSP0323 chromosome 1, ASM357664v1 genome:
GTGGAGAAAACGGTATTCGCTGCGGTCACTGCTTCAAAAAGGTTGGCCCATTATTTAACCGTTGGGGAGTTTTTTACGAAATGCTAACTCTGCTAGGATGGCGAAATGGGCCATGCACCTCAGCCAATTCGACATTGAATTCAAGCCGAAGCTCGCCATCAAAGGTCAAGCTCTTGTAGATTTTATATTGGAGTGCACAGCTCGCGAGGTGACGGAGCAGGTCGAAAATGAAGATGGTGGATGGTGGACCTTGCCAACGAATGGCTCGTCCAACAGCAAAGGTTGAGGTGGTGGGGTAGTGCTCATCATCCCAGAAGGGTTTCGCGCCTACTATGCAATTAGATTTCCCTTCAAGTTATCCAACAACGAGGCAGAGTATGAGGCCCTCCTGAACGGGCTACGATTAGCAGCAGGACTACGAGCAGAGAAGATCCGCATTCGGTGTGATTCTAAACTGGTAGTCGGCCATGTCACAGGAGAGTACGAGGCCAACGAAGGTAGTATGCAGAGATATAGAGACGTGGTGTTTAGAACCCTGCGAGAATTTGAGGGGTATGAAATTCACCAAGTATCCCGCGAGCAGAACGCtgacgctgacatgctctccaagctAAGCACAGGGATCCCCATCCACATTCGCAAGATCGCTCGAGTGGAAGATTTGGAGACCTCAAGCATCGACATCTCGTGGGTTTGCCCCGTACAAACTAGAGAACCATGTTGGATTGACCACATCATAAAATACATAAAGGATGGCACTCTACCTCTAGACGAGCAGAACGCTAAGTTAGCAAAATTACGGGCGCCTAGCTATGTTATTCTGGATGACAAATTGTATAAGCGGTCTTATAACGACACACAGCTGAAGTGCGTGTACCATGATGAAGCAAAGCTGATGATGAGAGAAGTCTATGAAGGGGTGAGCTCTGCGCACCAAGGAGCATACACCATAGCCCGTCGGATCATTTTACAAGGTTTCTTCTGGCCAAAAATGTTGAAGGAGTGTGTGGAATATGCCAGGCAGTGCCCCAAGTGTCAAGAGTTTCAAACACTACCAGGACGGCCTGCAACTAATTACACTCTTGTGAGTACAGCAATTCCCTTTTCAAGATGGGGAATCGATTTGGTAGGGGCCCTTCCTACGGGTTCTGGAAGCCGGAAGTACATCATTGTAGCAATTGACTACTTTACCAAATGGGTGGAAGCTGAACCTCTTGCCAGCATCACAGCGGTGAGATGCAAGAAATTCGTGGAAAAAAATATACTATGCCAGTTTGGCATCCCCATTCAAGTAATTACGGACAATGGACGCCAATCGAAGCAAGGGAATTCTCGGAATTTTTTACGGAGTGGGGCATCAAACATAGCCGAGTGGCGGTGTCATACCCCCAAGCCAATGGTCAAGTAGAAAATGCAAATAGAACCATCCTTGACGGTTTAAAAAGGAAGCTGGAGGTAGCTGGCGGAGCATGGGTTGAAGAACTGGACAGCATTCTTTGGACTTACCGCACAACGCCAAGGAGAGCCACTGGTGAAACTCCCTTCGCTCTCAATTACGGGTTCGAAGCTCGAGCCCCAATAGAGGTGATGGTGCCAAGTAGAAGAGTGGAAGATTACGAGGCAGGCCAAAATGAAGTCCAACAAGGAGTTGAGCTTAACTTCATAGATGAAAAAAGAGAAGCTGCATTCTGTAAGATGGAGAACTACAGCAGGCAATTGAAATGTTAACACGATGCAAAAGCTCAACCCAGATACTTTCAAGTAGGCGATTACGTATTGCGAAAGAGAGAAGCCAGCCAGCCCTTAGAAGGAGGCAAGTTCGCAAAAAAGTGGGAAGGTCCTTATATCATAGACGATGTTATTCGCCCAGGAACTTACAAATTGATTACTGTAGGGGGCAGATTGATCGATAGGATATGGAATTCAGAGCACTTAACGAAGTATTATCAGTAAGAAACTCAGTCTCGGTCCATCCAGATTGTTTTAAAATATAGTCATGGTCCGTCCAACTTATTTgaataaaacttatttgaataaaattgcaattttgcTTGATGGTGGAATACAATTTTGCACGCCAAAAAACAAATTACCAAGTCGCACCTCGGCACAAGGCCGAGGTCGTGCCTCGGCCCTGTGGCCGAGGTCACACCTCGGCCCGAGGTAgtgtgtgaaaaaaaaaaaagaaacaaacactTTTGGCATGAAGTGGCAAGCAACACAACTCATGAATACGAAATAATATGAAGTCTTATGATATAATTCATAAAGTCTTTACTACGAAGTAATGAGCTCAAAAACAAAAGTCAAAATACCGGAAGACAATGCGAATGCTAAATAtccaaaacaaaaaggaaatatAGTAGCTAGGCACCCTCTGCCCTAGTGGTGGTGCCTTCCGCGAATATGTCATCCATGGAGACTGGGGTGGCACTGGTGATTACAGGGAGGTCGGAAAGATGGGACATCCCGGAATCAGCAACATCAGCAGTAGCAGCATCATCCTCATCAACAACTATATGGCGTTGGGACTCAGGATCAGGATTCTCATATCTTGCTGGCAAGCCCATGGCCAACGGATCAAAGTTGGGATCCTTCTCCCTAAGCACCGGGTAAATCTGTTTTTGCATAGTATACATTCCAAGCTCAAATGCTAACTGAGATTCTGCCTCAAGTGCATCTTGGCCTACCTTGGACCTCAAAAACTCTGCAGCCTCAGCAGTGCTCATGAACTCCTTAACATCATCCTTAAACTTGGACGATTGCTTGTAGGCATCTCCTGCTTTCTTCAGACACTCCTTCAATAAAGCAATAGCAGCGCAAGTCTTCCCGTGCTCCTCTTGTTCCACCTGTAGCTCGTATGCTAAGGCTTCATGGTCAGCTTTCAGCTTCTTCAGCTGCTCCTGGAAGTCATTCTTTTCATCAAGGAGGCTCTTCTTCTCCTCAAAGGTCTTGCTGCATATCTCTTCACATTGAGCATGCAGGATCTGTCCTTCCAGCATAGCCTGCAAGCGACAAGGGTTAGAACAAGAAAGGCTTacgtacaaaaaaaaaaaaaaaaggtcacaCCTCGGCACAAGGCCGAGGTCGTGCCTCAGCCAAGTGTCGAGGTCACTCCTCAGCACAAGGCCGAGGTCGCGCCTCGGCCGAAGTCATACCTCGGCCAGAGGCAgtgcgtaaaaaaaaaaaaaaaaaaaaaaNaaaaaaaaaaaaaaaaaaaaaaaggtgtcgAAATAAAGCAACCTGTATCATGTGTTTAAGATATCGCTCCTGCAGCACGGCCACTTCACGAGCACCCAGGATTTCTACATCTCCGAGAGGGATAAGACGGCGAGCAAACTCTGGGGCATTGATAGTCCCTGCTGTTATAGAATCCCCAGGAAGCACATCCATGCCAAGTCAAACCAGGTTAGTTCGAGCACGAGAGTATTGCACTGAGGAGGCTTCCCCTCGATCGGGGGGCTGGGCAGAAAAAGCAGAAGACCCCACTGGCACTCGCTCGGGGAACTGGGCAGACAAGGCAGAAGACCCCTCTAGTAGGGGATTCAGATTGCAAGTTCCTTCATTGGCGATTGGTGTCTGACTCTTCTTCCCTTTTTTGTCAGTCTTGCTTCTCTTGGGCGGATTTTGTTTAACCCGCGACAAATACCAGTCAGCTTTCGAAGACATAGCACCTGCAAAAAATAAGAAGGTTATGATGAACAATTAAAAGCAACAGTCAAGCATCACAAACAGTAGAGTGATACCGGGTGCATCAAGGGCAGCTGGCCGAATCCTTAGAAAACCCAAGTCTCCAAGCGCCCACTCAGACGTATACTTAAGAACCTTAAACGGAGCGCCTTTCTAGAATTCATCTACCTTCCTATGAACATGACGACTCTTGTCCACAGGTGGGTGGCGTCTAACTTGGGTTCCCCATCTGACAGCAAAAGGAGGTGGAATACCTAGGGAGACAAAGATAAACTTGGATTTCCAACCTTTGTTAAAGGTGGTGCGGTCATCAAAAAGCTTCTTACGAGGTCTGCTAGAAACAACAACGAAACCCTTACCCTCCCCAGACGACCTACAGACTCTAAATAACGATTGGAAGAGACTCAAGGTAGGTTGCTCCCTCTTCTCTCGACACAGGGAAAGAAAACCTACAATTGCTTTGTGACCATTCGGCACAAGCTGACCTGGGGctatttcataaaaattcaaGAATTCTACGAGAAAGCGATGGATAGGAAACCTAAGTCCTAGCTGAACAGACAAAAGGTGAACCCCAAAGTATAATTCAGGGGCATTATTGGGCAAGCAGGCATGGCGTCTTGTTACCAAAGATGATTCTTTAGTGGCACAAGTGTTCAAAAGCAAGTACTACCCCCACAGTTCTTTTCTTGAGGCTACGACCAGTAGTAATCTATCATTTATTTGGAATGGCTTAATGGAGGTCCAGAGTATTATCAAGCGTGGGTGTAGACGAAGTGTTGGAAATGGCACTTCCATTAAAATTGGCAAAGACCCTTGCCTGCCAGTTGATGATGGTCCTTATATTACCACTGAACTGCCAGAAAATATAGCAAATGCCACAGTAGCATCTCTGTTTGACGAGCAAGGGACGGGATGTGACCTTGATTGTGTAAGGGTAATGATCGAGATGCAACCCTCATCTTAAACATCCCGGTCAGCATACGAATACCTCCTGATAGCTGGTGACGGTAACAATGTGTTACCagtatcttttattattaatatcaatGTTTGAGTATAGTGCAGTACAAATGCTTCAATACAATAGAAGATTCTAGTATAGAAATGTTGTGTCTTCTCTACAGGTATGAGCGTCCTTTTATATCTCTCAGTGCAACGACTCTCTTCTTCACCTTTATTGCGCAGTATTAATGTTGGGGAGCTGTTGAGTGGCTCCTTATCATTAATGTGCAGTAATGCATGTTTGACCTTAATGCTAGGGAGCCATTGAGTGGCTCCTCATCAATGCGTAATAATGCTTGTGTTTGACGTCCATCCATTTGTCTTCGGATCCTGCTCATatttccgggtcgggtacctaATCATCCTatcaccagccccccactccctagctagcgagaGTGGTCGAGGTAGCTTGGGAGTAATAGCTTGGTACTGGGCAAAAAATTTGTTGTATGGGATCTGGAAGGAAACTCTCTTGATTTGCGAAATATTTCCTAATCTTCAAAGTATTTGTTGtgattttccttccttttataGGCCTCCCAGTTGTGTATAAGAACTGGCTCGGACTAGGTTGTGTCTTCCATCAATActttttgatttctttatgGGTCTAAAGAGAGCAGCTCAGAGATGGAGCGACGCCGTTCGCCACGTCTGTTGGAGCTGGCTAGACTTGAAATGCTGAGGCAGATGAAAGCAATGCTAGGTGGTCACGAGGTTGGAGATACTGTTGAGGACCCCGTGACCATTTTTTCTGATGGGGAGGAAGAGGTTATCGTCCCTTACGAACCGAAACAGGATACTGTGTTGAAAGAAGATGGAGCTATTGTGCTTCGTGCACCAAAGCAAGAAATCGCACCTGTGGACGAGGGATGGGCCGCCGTGCCCTATGAACCAAAGCAGGAACTGGTTTCTGATGAAGAGGAAGAGAATCTGGCTATGGTTCTTGCCGTTGAGGACGAGCTTCCTTTGGCATATGAGGATCTGAAGTCTGCAAGAGTCTGATTGCAGTCCTATAGTTCCGAGTGCAGgacttgagtttttttttttttttttttttttttttgcgttaGCCTTATAATTACTCggagtaaaaataaataaggataTGAACGATTTTGGCAGGATTTGACTAGGAAATccttgtaattttaaaaatatttggcaGGATTTGATTAGGAAATCCTATTGATTTTAGGAATGATTTCTCCTTCCCACCATAATTGGTATTTCCTTGTGAAAATACCTAGGTTTTTGTATAAAAGCTCTTTTCctcttcctttatttatttttttatcgtCCTTCACCTTTGCTTCCCAACTTCTCCTAGTATGCTCctaattttccttcttcttcttcgtatttttttttgaaaccctAGTGGACGGCGTGGCTTCGGCACAGGGCCGAGGCGTGACCTCGGCACAGGGCCgaagtggtttttttttttttttgtactagtgcccATGGCTCCTTTGTTGTGTTGGTAGGTTGGTGTTCGTGCTTACTGACCAGGTTAgttgttttcaattttgtaaTGGACGTAAACTCTTTAGTTGACGAATCTTCTGATGACGAATCTTCACCTTATGATAGTGAGGAGGACTCTTCCTATGACGAGGACGACACTTCCTCTCCTTCTAGGAATGTCACCTCACCTCCAAATAATCTTGACCCACAGTTGCCTGGTTCGACCACTCGTCCTAAAAGGAAGAGGGAGAAGACTTTATACTCTCCTTTAGATAGCTCCCTCATAGAGCTTGTACGGTCGCAACTAAGTCAGTTGGATATAGAGGATGTCCAAGGCCTCATGTGTGAGAATGTCCATATTGTCGTACCTGGGCCTGATGCTACTATTATGGATCCCCCTGAATTATACTTTGGGGTTCACCTTTTGTCTGTTCAGCTAGGGCTTAGGTTTCCTATCCATCGCTTTCTCGTAGAATTCttgaatttttatgaaatagCCACAGGTCAGCTTGTGTCGAATGGTCACATAGGAATTGTAGGTTTTCTTTCCCTGTGTCGAGAGAAGAGGAAGCAACCTACCTTGAGTCTCTTCCAATCGTTATTTAGAGTATGTAGGTCGTCTGGAGAGGGTAAGGGTTTCGTTGTTGTTTCTAGCAGACCCTATAAGAAGCTTTTTGATGACCGCACCACCTTTAACAAAGATTGGAAATCCAAGTTTTACAGCTAGGGCTTAGGAACAAGGGTCTTTGCCAATTTTAATGGAAGTGCCATTTCCAACACTTCGTCTACACCCACGCTTGATAATACTCTGGACCTCCATTAAGTCATTCCAAATAAATGATAGATTACTACTGGTCGTAGCCTCAAGAAAAGAACTGTGGGGGTAGTACCTGCTTTTGAACACTTGTGCCACTAAAGAATCATGTTTGGTAACAAGATGCCATGCCTGCTTCTCCAATAATGCCAGATTCATTTCTCTCAACCTTCTGAACCCCAGTCCTCCCCTTACTTTCGGAACACTCAGCCCATGCCAAGATCGCCATCTCATTCCCTTGCCAGTACCAATCGCTCACGTTCACAAATATTTGTTCATTAAGGACTCAATTTCCTTGCACAAATCTACAGGAAGTAGGAATACCATCATGGCGTAACATGGAATTACCTGGAGGACATTTTTCAACAATACCTCTCGGCCTGCTCGTGAAAGAAATCTAGAATTCCAGCTACGAATTCGGCTCAGAATCCTCTCCTTAATAAATCCCAAAATTGCCATTTTATTCTTCCCCACGAgagaagttttaaaaaataaacaagttgtaattgtgtatgttttgtaaaccaacaatttatatattttagtttttcaattcaTCAATAATAGTAATTGTGTTGGTTTTATAGATGGTTGATCAACAAACAAAGCTAAATTTTATGCCCAGTGATGGAGTTTCATCTTCCATTCCTCTATTACATCCTGAAAAGTTTGACATGGAACTAATGAGGGAGTCTGCTGCTAATTGGATCATGATGCTTGAACATTCATTTACCATTTTGGAGGAAATAGGATTTAACCTCATGATGAAACGAGGATGGCCCGagtggaaaaaaattaatagaagcACAATCAAATCAGATTGTTTGAAGGTTTATgagattgaaaagaaaaagttgaagaacAACCTTGAATCCGTTAGTAAAGTAAGTTTGACAACGGATTGTTGGAAATCAAAAAATCAGAAGATTGAGTACATGGTTGTCACTGGGCACTGGATTGATTCTAGTTGGAAATTGCAAAAGAGAGTTTTAAGCTTCATTAACATTCCACCACTGAGGGGAGGTCTTCAGATATCTGATGCTATATTTAGGTGCATGAAAGAGTGGGGCATTGAAAATAAAGTTTTTACAATTACAGTTGATAATGCTACGAGTAATGATTTTGCAATTCGGTACATGAAGGATACACTCCAAAGATCAAGAAGTTTGGTATGTGGTGGACGTTTATTTCATGTTCATTGTTGTGCACACATTTTGAACTTGTGTGTTCAAGATGGATTAGAAGAGATTCAGCATGTCATTAGTGATGTTAGGGATAGTGTGGAATATGTGAACCGATCGGAGGCAAGACATAT
Coding sequences within it:
- the LOC116009751 gene encoding uncharacterized protein LOC116009751, with the protein product MAKWAMHLSQFDIEFKPKLAIKGQALVDFILECTAREVTEQVENEDGGWWTLPTNGSSNSKEYEALLNGLRLAAGLRAEKIRIRCDSKLVVGHVTGEYEANEGSMQRYRDVVFRTLREFEGYEIHQVSREQNADADMLSKLSTGIPIHIRKIARVEDLETSSIDISWVCPVQTREPCWIDHIIKYIKDGTLPLDEQNAKLAKLRAPSYVILDDKLYKRSYNDTQLKCVYHDEAKLMMREVYEGVSSAHQGAYTIARRIILQGFFWPKMLKECVEYARQCPKCQEFQTLPGRPATNYTLVSTAIPFSRWGIDLVGALPTGSGSRKYIIVAIDYFTKWVEAEPLASITAVRCKKFVEKNILCQFGIPIQLEVAGGAWVEELDSILWTYRTTPRRATGETPFALNYGFEARAPIEVMVPSRRVEDYEAGQNEVQQGVELNFIDEKREAAFCKMENYSRQLKC
- the LOC116009762 gene encoding zinc finger BED domain-containing protein RICESLEEPER 2-like, translating into MVDQQTKLNFMPSDGVSSSIPLLHPEKFDMELMRESAANWIMMLEHSFTILEEIGFNLMMKRGWPEWKKINRSTIKSDCLKVYEIEKKKLKNNLESVSKVSLTTDCWKSKNQKIEYMVVTGHWIDSSWKLQKRVLSFINIPPLRGGLQISDAIFRCMKEWGIENKVFTITVDNATSNDFAIRYMKDTLQRSRSLVCGGRLFHVHCCAHILNLCVQDGLEEIQHVISDVRDSVEYVNRSEARHIQFAGCGQQLQLKDKKLIRDCKTRWNSTFEMLSCALKFKEAFKMLKDRDPFFDSCPLKDDWDQVTKVCSILESFWTTTHIISDCEYPTSNLFLQEVQKIKSALDSHVDDEDSFIRDLVGRMKKKFDKYWGECNLLMAIGAVFDPTKKIRALEFCFPRLYSNEEARENISKVKEIINTLYEEYVAESMNKGNSETLGSSRTFRSQVTHPSSTYH